A DNA window from Myxocyprinus asiaticus isolate MX2 ecotype Aquarium Trade chromosome 45, UBuf_Myxa_2, whole genome shotgun sequence contains the following coding sequences:
- the LOC127435136 gene encoding leukotriene A-4 hydrolase-like: MAPVSDPSSFSSSSKCTTKHLNLTYHVDFDRHVLKGKVALTVEVLEDKFSSLTLDSKDLKIFKVFANGQAAQFALGAQHRFKGTPLEITLPFKLSRGQHVIVEIEYETSPSATALQWLTPAQTAGKKHPYLFSQCQAIHCRTMVPCQDTPSVKHTYYAQVSVPRELVALMSALRDGQEPDPNDSSRVLYRFRQPVPMPSYLIAIVVGDLESREIGPRSRVWSEKEYVDEAAFEFSETETMLKTAENLAGPYVWGQYDLLVLPPSFPYGGMENPCLTFVTPTVLAGDRSLAGVIAHEISHSWTGNLVTNRTWEHFWLNEGHTVYIERMIARCMESEQLRQFKGIGGWKELQESVQQFGANNVLTNLVPNLHEVDTDEAFSSVPYEKGFALLYHLEELMGGPEVFMGFVKSYIQLFAYGSATTEEWKNYLFTYFKDKVDILNKVDWNAWMHTPGMPPIKPKYDTTMADACTSLCQRWVKAKEGDLASFSEADVKKLNSPQLIEFMALLLQEEPLPLSHVKRMQEVYQLNSIKNAEVRFRWLRVCVKAHWEEAVPLALKMATEQGRMKFTRPLFKEVYNFPKYSDKAVKTFKEHRGALHPVTEMLVAKDLKIAS, encoded by the exons ATGGCTCCTGTTTCAGACCCGAGCTCCTTCTCTTCTTCATCAAAGTGCACTACCAAGCACTTAAATCTGACATATCATGTGGATTTCGACAGGCATGTGCTCAAAGGGAAGGTCGCACTGACTGTGGAAGTTCTGGAAGATAAATTCTCTTCTCTG ACTCTGGACTCCAAGGACTTAAAGATCTTCAAGGTTTTTGCCAATGGCCAGGCAGCTCAGTTTGCTTTGGGGGCTCAGCACAGATTTAAGGGAACCCCTCTGGAGATCACTCTGCCTTTTAAGCTCTCACG TGGGCAGCACGTGATTGTGGAGATTGAATATGAGACATCTCCTAGTGCTACAGCACTGCAGTGGCTGACTCCTGCACAGACTGCTGGAAAGAAACATCCCTACCTTTTCAGCCAGTGCCAG GCCATTCACTGTAGGACCATGGTGCCCTGCCAGGACACTCCATCAGTGAAGCACACTTACTATGCGCAG GTGTCTGTCCCCAGAGAGCTGGTGGCTTTAATGAGTGCATTGCGGGATGGTCAGGAACCGGATCCAAACGACAGCAGCAGAGTTCTATATCGCTTCAGGCAGCCG GTCCCCATGCCCTCTTACCTCATTGCCATTGTAGTTGGTGATTTGGAAAGCAG GGAAATCGGTCCTCGGTCCAGAGTTTGGTCTGAGAAGGAGTATGTTGATGAGGCCGCTTTTGAGTTCTCAGAG ACTGAAACCATGTTAAAGACGGCTGAGAATCTGGCCGGGCCATACGTGTGGGGCCAGTATGATTTACTGGTGCTGCCTCCATCTTTTCCATACGGAGGCATGGAGAACCCCTGCCTCACATTTGTCACTCCAACCGTACTG GCTGGAGACCGGTCCCTCGCTGGG GTAATCGCTCATGAGATTTCTCACAGCTGGACAGGAAATCTGGTGACCAATAGGACCTGGGAGCATTTCTG GTTGAATGAGGGTCATACAGTGTATATTGAGAGAATGATCGCCAGGTGCATGGAGAGTGAACAGCTCAGGCAGTTTAAAGGCATAGGAGGATGGAAAGAGCTTCAGGAATCT GTGCAACAGTTTGGAGCTAATAATGTCCTGACAAACCTGGTCCCAAATCTGCATGAGGTGGACACGGATGAGGCTTTCTCCAGTGTGCCCTATGAGAAAGGATTCGCTCTGCTATATCATCTCGAGGAACTCATGGGAGGTCCAG AGGTCTTCATGGGCTTTGTGAAGTCCTACATTCAGCTGTTTGCCTATGGCAGCGCGACCACAGAAGAATGGAAGAACTATCTGTTCACTTACTTCAAAGATAAG GTGGACATCTTGAATAAAGTGGACTGGAATGCATGGATGCACACTCCAGGAATGCCTCCCATCAAACCAAA GTATGACACCACAATGGCTGACGCCTGCACTTCTCTGTGTCAGAGATGGGTAAAG GCAAAAGAAGGAGACCTTGCAAGTTTCAGTGAGGCAGATGTGAAGAAATTAAACTCTCCTCAGCTCATTGAGTTCATGGCTTTGCTACTGCAAGAG GAGCCCCTCCCTCTGTCCCACGTGAAGAGGATGCAAGAGGTTTACCAGCTAAAcagtattaaaaatgcagaggtcCGCTTCAG ATGGTTGCGTGTGTGTGTCAAGGCACACTGGGAGGAAGCCGTTCCCCTGGCACTTAAGATGGCTACTGAACAGGGCAGGATGAAATTCACCCGTCCCCTCTTTAA GGAAGTGTACAACTTCCCTAAGTACAGTGACAAGGCAGTGAAGACTTTTAAGGAGCACCGTGGAGCATTGCACCCCGTCACAGAAATGCTGGTGGCCAAGGATCTGAAAATTGCTAGTTAA